From one Deltaproteobacteria bacterium genomic stretch:
- a CDS encoding beta-hydroxyacyl-ACP dehydratase, giving the protein MPMDIKAIEKCIPHRYPFLLVDRVLELVPDERILAVKNVSVSDPFLAGHFPGNPVVPGVLLIEGIAQAAGILGHLYVDGGLSQCLLTEVTHARFRRPVVPGDVVTYDVRVTKRRAPFFWFEAKCLVDGQPVVEVKLSAFIK; this is encoded by the coding sequence ATGCCGATGGACATTAAGGCCATCGAGAAGTGTATTCCCCATCGCTATCCTTTTCTGCTGGTCGACCGCGTCCTAGAGTTGGTGCCCGATGAGCGGATTTTAGCCGTTAAAAACGTATCGGTGTCAGACCCTTTTCTGGCCGGACATTTTCCGGGCAACCCTGTGGTGCCAGGAGTCTTGCTGATCGAGGGCATAGCCCAAGCAGCTGGCATTTTGGGCCACCTCTATGTCGATGGAGGCCTCAGTCAATGCCTCCTGACCGAGGTGACTCATGCGCGGTTTCGCCGCCCCGTAGTCCCCGGTGATGTCGTTACCTATGATGTCCGCGTCACTAAACGGCGCGCTCCGTTCTTCTGGTTTGAGGCCAAATGTCTTGTTGATGGCCAACCAGTAGTCGAGGTCAAGTTATCGGCATTCATCAAATAG
- the lpxA gene encoding acyl-ACP--UDP-N-acetylglucosamine O-acyltransferase, with translation MVIHPTAVVAPGAQLGRGVEIGPFCFVGPKVQLGDNVKLASHVTIENRTTIGARSVIYQFATIGVVPQDLKFHGEDAELIVGEENSIRQYANISIGSESGGGITKIGRRNLLMVYTHVAHDCQIGDNIVLVNGVSLGGHVIIQDRAFVGGHSAVHQFCRIGTRVMIGGGSMVVQDVPPYCMVQGDRAAPVGLNVVGLRRAGYSAESLRDLKAMYRMLYSENLTVDDAIKKIETDIDSSEERRIFVEFLRSSERGVCR, from the coding sequence GTGGTTATACACCCAACAGCCGTGGTGGCTCCGGGAGCGCAGCTAGGTCGTGGGGTTGAGATCGGTCCCTTTTGCTTCGTTGGCCCCAAGGTGCAATTAGGCGATAACGTGAAGCTTGCCTCGCACGTTACCATTGAAAATCGCACGACCATCGGTGCGCGCAGCGTTATCTATCAATTCGCCACAATCGGCGTAGTACCACAAGATTTAAAGTTTCATGGCGAGGACGCTGAACTCATCGTCGGCGAGGAAAATTCCATCCGGCAATATGCCAACATCTCTATTGGTTCCGAGTCGGGCGGTGGTATCACGAAGATCGGTCGGCGTAATCTGCTGATGGTTTACACCCATGTGGCGCATGATTGTCAGATCGGCGACAACATCGTGCTCGTGAATGGTGTGTCCCTTGGTGGACACGTGATCATCCAGGACCGCGCCTTCGTGGGAGGACACTCCGCTGTTCACCAATTTTGTCGTATTGGCACAAGGGTGATGATCGGTGGTGGTAGTATGGTTGTGCAAGATGTGCCGCCGTACTGCATGGTGCAGGGGGATCGTGCAGCCCCAGTTGGCCTTAATGTCGTAGGGCTGAGACGCGCCGGTTACTCCGCTGAGTCTCTGCGTGATTTAAAGGCCATGTACAGGATGCTTTACAGTGAAAACCTCACTGTCGACGACGCCATCAAAAAAATTGAAACGGACATCGATAGTTCTGAAGAGCGTCGTATTTTTGTGGAGTTCTTGCGCAGTAGTGAACGAGGAGTCTGCCGCTGA
- the lpxB gene encoding lipid-A-disaccharide synthase: MPLSHRTQTYLIAAGEHSGDLLGADLVAALRERLPRHQAFGIAGAAMTKAKVSPIASIAELSVMGVGEVLAKIGQLRMLESRILAYVDRMHPSFAVLIDNPGFNLRLAEQLTMRRIPVFQYVAPKLWAWGANRVEKLQRDVDTVLGILPFEEEFFRTRGVNYQYVGSPLKDRISKVVVRRDSFGVAAHKKILACLPGSRNSEILLNLPTILRLHQTLKAQLPDALFVIPVAPNIPMPLVADVVRSYMGQELNLAPVKSGGDIQVESWQLENIRFVRGMSLEIMAIADAAVVASGTATLECALLGTPMVVVYTMSSLSYEIARRMVHLPYVSLVNLIAGRRVVAEFIQEFSIHDVAASVSSLLTNSERNQEMRFLFEDIRNKLQGMAAQNAADIIAPRFPEIPKAVVKPA; this comes from the coding sequence CTGCCGCTGAGTCATAGAACCCAAACCTATTTGATCGCAGCTGGTGAGCACTCTGGCGACTTATTAGGCGCCGATCTCGTGGCAGCCCTGCGCGAGCGACTGCCGAGGCATCAAGCTTTTGGTATTGCTGGCGCCGCAATGACCAAGGCCAAGGTCAGCCCCATTGCGTCCATCGCAGAACTGAGCGTCATGGGAGTCGGCGAAGTCCTCGCAAAAATCGGTCAACTCAGGATGCTGGAATCACGCATCTTAGCCTACGTCGATCGCATGCACCCCAGTTTTGCCGTCTTGATTGACAATCCAGGCTTTAATCTCAGGCTTGCTGAGCAACTGACGATGCGACGGATACCCGTATTTCAATACGTCGCGCCCAAGCTCTGGGCATGGGGCGCCAATCGCGTGGAAAAACTACAGCGCGACGTCGATACGGTGTTGGGAATACTGCCGTTCGAGGAGGAGTTCTTCCGAACTCGGGGCGTGAATTACCAATATGTCGGTTCGCCACTTAAGGACCGTATCAGTAAGGTCGTCGTGCGCCGCGACAGTTTTGGTGTCGCCGCTCACAAGAAGATCCTGGCTTGTCTACCAGGTAGTCGGAATTCAGAAATTTTACTCAATCTACCGACAATTCTGCGCTTGCATCAGACCTTGAAGGCGCAATTACCCGACGCACTTTTCGTCATCCCGGTGGCACCTAATATCCCGATGCCTCTGGTGGCTGACGTCGTCAGGTCGTATATGGGGCAAGAGTTAAACTTAGCGCCCGTTAAGTCAGGTGGCGATATCCAAGTAGAATCGTGGCAACTGGAAAACATTCGCTTCGTACGTGGCATGAGTTTAGAAATCATGGCTATTGCTGATGCAGCCGTCGTAGCCTCGGGTACAGCGACGCTAGAGTGCGCTCTGCTCGGCACACCGATGGTGGTGGTTTACACCATGAGCTCGCTATCCTATGAAATTGCCCGGCGGATGGTACATCTGCCATACGTCAGCCTCGTCAACCTCATAGCGGGCAGGCGTGTCGTCGCGGAGTTTATTCAGGAATTCTCCATTCATGACGTCGCAGCTAGCGTGAGCTCCCTGCTCACCAATAGTGAGCGCAATCAAGAGATGCGTTTCCTCTTTGAGGACATTCGTAACAAATTACAGGGAATGGCGGCGCAAAATGCGGCAGATATCATAGCCCCGCGGTTTCCCGAGATACCGAAGGCTGTGGTTAAACCTGCATGA
- a CDS encoding ABC transporter ATP-binding protein: MKHRQLVRELFLQPLAAQRHRIVGIGASLLILSASQALLLLLVKGFIKALFQSQGISQFTLVELLPEKSAAWFPQLKDITIATESLTVVVPTSILLAGLTKALASYLYQLNQQGLALYLAKNYRERLFSALLGLPFVEICKRPAGAWMSLIMNDVMLLQSRFTDILTSLVRDSVAVGGCFVILSIVHWPSALVLGVLSPLIAFGMGRTGKRIAKFAEIYQRELARIAASLLDFRSRFDFIRSQQGEAVETASFRTVSRAYYHMIRRSIMVRSAFAPVLEFFGFSVFASAVYAIGHGYLGKFTPDLMLQFFVALGLLLRPLREIGEQLARYHETRGALASSVNVFEAMIANAQHEQETDPATDNKKRPLSANIKLKAIKAGMDGKCRFEASGLELTSGRSVAIIGPSGSGKSTLLKTLSGLAHPISWDADCRWSDFASQVSMVSQDPFLFDDTLKENLIYGLEPEEIPSDPAIWEALATVNIEAEVKSWPDGLTTRLRAIGSNISGGQLQRLVIARAILRRRPLWLLDEATAAVDPRSERDITVRLIEASRRDHRVLLAVTHRLTWLGAFDQVWFVEGGHVTMVGSHDELLRQQRYRDYVTASGGLD, translated from the coding sequence ATGAAACATCGCCAACTTGTTCGCGAGCTGTTTTTGCAGCCACTGGCCGCGCAGCGTCATAGGATCGTCGGGATCGGCGCTTCTCTTCTGATACTGTCGGCCTCACAGGCACTCCTGTTACTTTTGGTAAAGGGCTTTATCAAGGCACTTTTTCAATCCCAAGGCATTAGCCAATTCACCCTGGTTGAGTTACTACCGGAGAAATCGGCAGCCTGGTTTCCGCAACTCAAAGACATAACCATCGCAACCGAATCGCTCACCGTTGTCGTACCCACGTCTATTCTCCTAGCGGGTTTGACTAAGGCTCTGGCCAGCTACCTCTATCAATTGAATCAGCAAGGCTTAGCCCTCTACTTGGCCAAAAATTACCGTGAACGGCTATTCAGTGCGTTGTTGGGACTACCGTTCGTTGAGATTTGCAAAAGACCTGCAGGCGCATGGATGTCCCTCATCATGAACGACGTCATGCTACTACAAAGTAGATTCACCGACATTTTGACGAGTTTGGTCCGCGACAGCGTCGCCGTCGGTGGGTGTTTTGTCATCTTGAGTATCGTTCACTGGCCATCTGCCTTAGTTCTCGGCGTGCTTTCGCCTTTGATTGCCTTCGGTATGGGACGTACAGGTAAGAGGATTGCTAAATTTGCCGAGATCTACCAACGCGAGCTCGCCAGAATTGCAGCGTCGCTGCTTGATTTTCGCTCACGCTTTGATTTCATCAGGTCGCAGCAAGGTGAGGCCGTAGAGACTGCCAGTTTTCGCACTGTGAGCCGTGCGTATTACCATATGATCCGCCGCTCGATCATGGTGCGATCCGCATTTGCACCGGTGCTTGAATTTTTTGGGTTTAGTGTTTTTGCTAGCGCGGTCTACGCCATAGGTCACGGCTACCTAGGTAAATTCACACCCGATCTGATGCTGCAGTTTTTCGTGGCCTTAGGTCTACTTTTGCGCCCCCTAAGAGAAATAGGCGAGCAACTTGCCAGATATCATGAGACCAGAGGTGCTCTAGCTAGCAGTGTCAACGTCTTCGAAGCCATGATCGCCAACGCCCAGCATGAGCAGGAAACAGACCCTGCTACTGATAACAAAAAGCGCCCACTAAGCGCCAATATCAAACTCAAAGCAATCAAAGCCGGCATGGACGGGAAGTGTCGCTTCGAGGCCAGCGGCCTCGAGCTTACCTCAGGTCGCTCGGTCGCGATCATCGGACCTAGTGGGTCGGGTAAATCTACCTTACTAAAAACCTTGTCAGGACTGGCGCATCCCATCAGTTGGGATGCCGATTGCCGCTGGAGCGACTTTGCCAGCCAAGTGTCGATGGTGAGCCAAGATCCTTTCCTATTCGATGACACCCTAAAAGAAAACCTGATCTACGGACTTGAGCCGGAAGAGATCCCGTCCGATCCCGCGATCTGGGAGGCGCTAGCCACAGTCAATATAGAGGCTGAAGTCAAGTCATGGCCGGATGGATTAACGACTAGGCTCAGAGCTATAGGTAGTAATATTTCTGGAGGACAACTCCAGCGCCTAGTGATTGCCAGAGCTATACTCAGACGACGCCCCTTGTGGTTACTGGACGAAGCGACGGCAGCTGTAGACCCTCGGAGTGAACGTGATATCACCGTGCGCCTCATCGAAGCCTCGCGACGCGACCACCGCGTCCTCCTTGCGGTGACTCATCGGTTAACCTGGCTTGGTGCCTTCGATCAAGTTTGGTTTGTCGAAGGCGGCCACGTGACGATGGTCGGTTCCCACGATGAGCTGTTGCGCCAACAACGCTACCGCGACTATGTGACGGCGAGCGGAGGTTTAGATTGA
- the lpxK gene encoding tetraacyldisaccharide 4'-kinase, with protein sequence MRPILLPLLWALSLIFRAAVGCRALYYRLGLGKRTRLPGKTWSIGNIAVGGTGKSPVTMAMAQLLLGRGARPAILTRGYGAPIKSGDCLVLRSGQVVRPASNTTLIPDEARMQSAKLPEVPVIAGPDRVRAAAIFLREFPNYQPTHWLLDDGFQHLRLERDLDIVLLDASHPLPALLPLGLARESAQGLRRADLVIFTRSSETAPSAMQVTKVQSQVRRGTPILKTRMITSAPTVSVSGQVPFDPQLHTPAALVSGIAAPQQLRDAVASLGLKIGESLSLKDHQPIPKEALIKLAVSHRSLFTTAKDYWRDPAIFKDTGVPVFILELELSWGQTHLNQILQDYI encoded by the coding sequence TTGAGACCCATCCTGCTGCCGCTGCTGTGGGCTCTAAGTCTCATATTCCGTGCTGCGGTGGGTTGCAGAGCGCTCTACTACCGTCTGGGTCTAGGTAAGCGTACGCGGTTGCCGGGTAAAACCTGGTCTATCGGCAACATAGCAGTCGGCGGCACTGGCAAATCCCCGGTTACTATGGCTATGGCGCAGCTACTATTGGGTCGAGGGGCTCGCCCAGCTATCCTCACGCGAGGCTACGGTGCTCCTATCAAATCCGGGGATTGTTTGGTACTGCGCTCTGGACAGGTCGTGCGCCCAGCCTCAAACACCACCTTGATCCCAGATGAAGCGCGCATGCAATCGGCAAAACTACCTGAAGTGCCGGTGATCGCAGGTCCCGACCGGGTGCGCGCTGCCGCAATTTTTCTCCGCGAGTTCCCAAACTATCAGCCCACACATTGGCTCCTCGATGACGGCTTTCAGCACTTAAGGCTTGAGCGTGATCTCGATATCGTCCTCCTAGACGCGTCGCATCCCCTACCCGCTCTCTTGCCCTTGGGTCTAGCGCGCGAGTCAGCCCAAGGTCTTAGACGGGCCGATCTCGTCATATTTACGCGGAGCAGTGAAACCGCTCCTAGCGCCATGCAGGTGACTAAAGTTCAGTCACAAGTCCGACGTGGCACGCCCATATTGAAGACGCGCATGATCACGAGCGCACCGACCGTGAGTGTGAGTGGTCAGGTGCCCTTTGATCCCCAATTACATACTCCAGCAGCCTTAGTCAGCGGCATAGCTGCACCGCAACAACTTAGGGATGCCGTTGCATCTTTGGGTTTAAAAATCGGTGAGAGCCTCAGTCTTAAGGACCACCAACCCATACCTAAAGAGGCTCTGATCAAGCTAGCGGTAAGTCACAGATCGTTGTTCACCACGGCTAAAGACTACTGGCGCGACCCCGCGATCTTTAAAGACACGGGGGTGCCAGTATTTATTTTGGAGTTAGAGCTGTCTTGGGGCCAAACTCATCTTAATCAAATACTTCAGGATTACATTTAA